One stretch of Variovorax sp. 54 DNA includes these proteins:
- a CDS encoding fimbrial protein, translating into MNCNPWPSKPLDRIAGRLFAGLALLLFLWWPASADAQPKCELTTTAFKYMYQPSYLLAPRDLPIGGALSAWSAPPTGDHVYRCTGTGAFGLAMKVTGLSTAGMQTTGSAGGMVTVFNTSLPGVGVAFEGRIEAGSCRLTNVDLGGPGASSGSAIPKWTATDGQWLECTSAVQATEANPVFLRASAWMRYIKTGPTSAGLATFDQPLIELRHSINGVMTRANWGYTAWPLNVQGPPTCTTQDLTVAMGTHKSSAFTGIGTTSAPAKMFTVSVACPPDMRGNIAGVGASLVKIGYRFSAPAGLAVPAQGVIVLSSGSTATGIGLQLKDAAAVPLQFETLYPLTGYDYKNGTNFAIVLQAAYYQTSATVGPGTANAVVTFTLNYQ; encoded by the coding sequence ATGAACTGCAACCCGTGGCCATCGAAGCCTCTTGACAGGATTGCGGGCCGGTTGTTCGCCGGTCTGGCGTTGTTACTTTTCCTGTGGTGGCCGGCTTCTGCTGATGCACAGCCGAAGTGCGAGTTGACGACGACCGCCTTCAAGTACATGTACCAACCGTCCTACTTGCTCGCACCTCGCGATCTGCCGATCGGTGGTGCGCTTTCGGCCTGGTCGGCGCCGCCCACAGGGGATCATGTCTATCGATGCACCGGGACTGGTGCCTTTGGCTTGGCGATGAAGGTGACGGGGCTGTCGACCGCGGGTATGCAGACAACGGGGTCCGCGGGGGGCATGGTCACTGTTTTCAACACCAGCCTGCCTGGGGTTGGCGTTGCATTCGAGGGGCGTATCGAAGCGGGGAGTTGCAGGCTGACCAACGTGGACCTTGGTGGCCCTGGTGCGTCGTCAGGATCGGCTATCCCGAAATGGACCGCTACGGATGGTCAATGGCTTGAATGTACGAGCGCTGTTCAGGCGACCGAAGCCAACCCGGTTTTTCTGAGGGCTTCTGCTTGGATGCGCTACATCAAGACGGGCCCCACCAGTGCCGGACTGGCGACCTTCGACCAGCCGCTTATCGAGTTGCGCCACAGTATCAATGGCGTCATGACTCGTGCCAACTGGGGATACACGGCCTGGCCGTTGAATGTTCAAGGCCCCCCGACCTGCACGACGCAGGACCTGACCGTGGCGATGGGCACGCACAAGAGTTCGGCATTCACGGGCATCGGCACGACATCGGCGCCCGCGAAGATGTTCACCGTCTCCGTGGCTTGCCCTCCCGACATGCGCGGCAACATCGCGGGCGTCGGTGCTAGCTTGGTGAAGATCGGCTATAGGTTCTCCGCGCCCGCTGGCCTGGCCGTGCCTGCCCAGGGCGTGATCGTGCTGTCTTCCGGCTCAACGGCAACGGGCATCGGGCTGCAGTTGAAAGATGCCGCCGCTGTCCCGCTGCAGTTCGAAACGCTCTACCCACTCACGGGCTACGACTACAAAAACGGCACCAACTTTGCGATCGTGTTGCAAGCGGCCTACTACCAGACCAGCGCCACCGTCGGGCCCGGCACCGCGAATGCCGTGGTGACCTTCACGTTGAACTATCAATAG
- a CDS encoding FimD/PapC C-terminal domain-containing protein, translating into MGGARVTNASGLRIGPWGQAVVSNLAPFASNEVELDPKGLPMSVELKSSTQRVAPTAGAVVKLKFETSGGGRSVLVRVTLADGTPVPFGARVTDADGQEVGTVGQDGRLLLRSVMGDAMRYELAWGEGGDQRCRLPLVLHDTPADDSVPGRSSPWRVIDARCVM; encoded by the coding sequence GTGGGCGGCGCACGCGTCACCAACGCGAGCGGGCTGCGTATCGGCCCGTGGGGGCAGGCGGTGGTGTCGAATCTTGCACCGTTTGCAAGCAACGAGGTCGAGCTCGACCCCAAGGGGCTGCCGATGAGCGTCGAGCTGAAATCGAGCACACAGCGTGTCGCCCCCACGGCAGGCGCCGTGGTCAAGCTGAAGTTCGAGACCTCGGGCGGCGGGCGCTCGGTGCTAGTGCGTGTGACCCTGGCCGACGGCACGCCGGTGCCGTTCGGTGCGCGAGTGACCGACGCGGACGGGCAAGAGGTCGGTACGGTGGGGCAGGACGGGCGGCTTCTGCTGCGCAGTGTGATGGGCGATGCCATGCGCTACGAGTTGGCATGGGGTGAAGGAGGCGACCAGCGCTGCAGGTTGCCGCTCGTGCTGCATGACACCCCAGCCGATGATTCCGTCCCCGGCCGTTCCTCGCCATGGCGAGTAATCGATGCCCGATGTGTGATGTGA